The following is a genomic window from Bacillus rossius redtenbacheri isolate Brsri unplaced genomic scaffold, Brsri_v3 Brsri_v3_scf726, whole genome shotgun sequence.
CGGAGTTGCTGCTTCttctgcttcttcttcttctggggTAAGTCCAATGCTTCCTCAAGGGTTACAGTGTGGATTCTGTAATAAGGTTTTCGCTACTCGTTTCAATGGATTACGCCACGAGCGCCAGTGCCTCCACAACCCACACAGAGACGACCAGCAGATTTGTGAGAAGTGTGGGGTAGCCATCACTCGCAAAGACAATATGACTAAACACTTGAGGTCATGCATTGGCGAAATTTGCAATGCAGCGAGTCTAAGTTGCAAGTACTGCAACAAACTATTTTCTCACATTggagatgcacgaagacatgagaaggCGTGCAATTTCAATCCAGATCGCCAGCTTCTAAAGTGTGACAAGTGCGAGAAAGACTTCACCAGACCAGACAACCTAGCCAGACATGCTACCAAGTGTAATGGCTCAacaccagccaagagaagacgagAAGCTTCGCCCCAGCCTGGACCATCGACTGTTCCTCAACCCAAAACATCTCGACCAAAGATAAT
Proteins encoded in this region:
- the LOC134545445 gene encoding zinc finger protein 596-like, whose amino-acid sequence is MSCIINIIDIIIMDGKTSGVAASSASSSSGVSPMLPQGLQCGFCNKVFATRFNGLRHERQCLHNPHRDDQQICEKCGVAITRKDNMTKHLRSCIGEICNAASLSCKYCNKLFSHIGDARRHEKACNFNPDRQLLKCDKCEKDFTRPDNLARHATKCNGSTPAKRRREASPQPGPSTVPQPKTSRPKIIAGAGVASQFVFVEAETAFRGNLKTL